A window of the Henckelia pumila isolate YLH828 chromosome 3, ASM3356847v2, whole genome shotgun sequence genome harbors these coding sequences:
- the LOC140886503 gene encoding phosphoenolpyruvate carboxykinase (ATP) 1 isoform X1, with product MAANGAGRVTLSKGGAGRNGLPKIHTEKRAEGICHDDSTTPVKAQTIDELHSLQRKKSAPTTPINVGAQAPFAPSEDERRKQQLQSISASLASLTRETGPKVVKGDPARQSETPRVSHVSHPYFTPTIDVSDSSLKFTHVLYNLSPAELYEQAIKYEKGSFITSSGALATLSGAKTGRSPKDKRVVRDESTEDVLWWGKGSPNIEMDEHTFMVNRERAVDYLNSLEKVFVNDQFLNWDPENRIKVRIVSARAYHSLFMHNMCIRPTPEELENFGTPDFTIYNAGQFPCNRYTHYMTSSTSIDLNLGRREMVILGTQYAGEMKKGLFSVMHYLMPLRQILSLHSGCNMGKDGDVALFFGLSGKVSPDHQSDEGPSPDNRYVPSHLSQCFKFLNEIDGCALLKNSSAFIDSQLLLFFFFPFWDILGTGKTTLSTDHNRYLIGDDEHCWSDNGVSNIEGGCYAKCIDLSKEKEPDIWNAIRFGTVLENVVFDEHTREVDYSEKSVTENTRAAYPIEYIPNAQLPCVASHPKNVILLACDAFGVLPPVSKLSLAQTMYHFISGYTALVAGTEEGVKEPQATFSACFGAAFIMLHPTKYAAMLSSKMQKHGATGWLVNTGWSGGSYGSGSRIKLAYTRKIIDAIHSGSLLKAKYEKTEVFGLEIPTEIEGVPSEILEPMNTWPDKKAYKETLLKLGGLFKNNFEVFVNHKIGKDGKLTDEILAAGPVF from the exons ATGGCTGCGAACGGTGCTGGACGCGTGACTTTGAGCAAGGGCGGCGCCGGCCGGAACGGGCTGCCGAAGATTCATACGGAGAAGAGAGCCGAGGGCATATGCCATGACGACAGTACGACGCCGGTGAAAGCTCAGACGATAGACGAGCTTCATTCTCTTCAGAGAAAGAAATCGGCTCCGACCACGCCCATCAATGTTGGGGCCCAAGCACCATTTGCTCCGTCGGAAGATGAACGCCGCAAGCAGCAACTTCAGTCAATCAG TGCTTCGCTAGCATCGCTGACCCGAGAGACTGGACCAAAGGTGGTGAAAGGAGATCCTGCTAGGCAATCGGAGACCCCACGCGTTTCTCATGTGAGCCACCCCTATTTTACCCCCACCATTGATGTCAGTGACAGCTCTCTGAAATTCACTCATGTCCTCTACAACCTTTCTCCTGCAG aGCTATATGAACAAGCCATAAAATATGAGAAGGGGTCTTTCATTACATCTAGTGGTGCTTTGGCAACCCTTTCTGGGGCTAAGACCGGCCGCTCTCCCAAGGACAAACGTGTCGTCAGGGATGAGTCTACTGAGGATGTTCTTTGGTGGGGAAA GGGATCGCCTAACATTGAAATGGATGAGCACACATTCATGGTTAACAGAGAAAGAGCTGTAGATTACTTGAATTCTCTGGAAAAG GTCTTTGTCAATGATCAATTCCTAAATTGGGATCCTGAAAACCGTATCAAAGTCAGGATAGTTTCAGCCAGGGCTTATCATTCCTTGTTCATGCATAACAT GTGTATCCGACCCACTCCTGAAGAGCTGGAGAATTTCGGTACTCCGGACTTCACTATTTACAATGCCGGACAGTTCCCTTGTAATCGTTATACACACTACATGACATCTTCCACTAGCATAGATTTAAACCTTGGTAGAAGGGAAATGGTCATCCTCGGCACCCAGTACGCCGGGGAGATGAAGAAAGGTCTATTCAGTGTGATGCACTATCTCATGCCTTTGCGTCAAATCCTCTCCCTACATTCTGGCTGCAATATGGGCAAAGATGGAGATGTTGCCCTCTTCTTTGGTTTGTCAGGTAAAGTGTCACCGGATCACCAATCCGATGAGGGGCCATCCCCCGACAATCGATATGTGCCCTCTCACCTTTCTCAGTGCTTTAAGTTTCTAAATGAAATTGATGGATGTGCTTTGCTTAAGAACTCATCAGCATTTATTGACTCCCAACtgcttcttttctttttctttccctTTTGGGATATTTTAGGCACTGGGAAAACTACACTGTCAACTGACCACAATCGATACTTAATTGGAGATGATGAACACTGCTGGAGCGATAACGGGGTGTCAAATATTGAAGGTGGCTGCTATGCGAAGTGCATTGATCTGTCAAAGGAGAAGGAACCTGATATTTGGAATGCTATCAGATTTGGAACTG TATTGGAGAATGTGGTATTTGATGAGCACACGAGAGAAGTGGATTATAGTGAAAAATCTGTGACAG AAAACACTCGGGCAGCATATCCAATTGAGTATATTCCAAATGCCCAACTCCCATGTGTTGCCTCACATCCTAAGAACGTCATTCTCCTGGCATGCGATGCATTTGGCGTGCTCCCACCAGTGAGCAAGCTAAGTCTTGCACAGACTATGTACCATTTCATCAGTGGATACACTGCCCTG GTTGCTGGGACAGAAGAGGGAGTTAAGGAGCCGCAAGCGACATTCTCAGCTTGCTTCGGGGCTGCATTTATCATGTTGCATCCCACCAAATATGCAGCCATGCTTTCTTCAAAGATGCAGAAGCATGGTGCAACAGGGTGGCTTGTTAATACTGGCTGGTCCGGTGGAAG TTATGGATCTGGGAGTCGTATCAAGTTAGCATACACACGAAAAATCATTGATGCCATACACTCCGGCAGCCTGTTGAAGGCAAAGTACGAGAAGACAGAAGTGTTTGGGCTAGAGATCCCAACTGAAATCGAGGGCGTGCCTTCAGAAATCTTGGAACCGATGAATACT TGGCCAGATAAGAAGGCTTACAAGGAAACACTGCTGAAGTTGGGTGGCCTTTTCAAGAACAACTTCGAAGTGTTTGTGAATCACAAGATTGGGAAAGATGGTAAGCTGACTGATGAGATTCTCGCTGCTGGCCCTGTGTTCTGA
- the LOC140886503 gene encoding phosphoenolpyruvate carboxykinase (ATP) 1 isoform X2 — MAANGAGRVTLSKGGAGRNGLPKIHTEKRAEGICHDDSTTPVKAQTIDELHSLQRKKSAPTTPINVGAQAPFAPSEDERRKQQLQSISASLASLTRETGPKVVKGDPARQSETPRVSHVSHPYFTPTIDVSDSSLKFTHVLYNLSPAELYEQAIKYEKGSFITSSGALATLSGAKTGRSPKDKRVVRDESTEDVLWWGKGSPNIEMDEHTFMVNRERAVDYLNSLEKVFVNDQFLNWDPENRIKVRIVSARAYHSLFMHNMCIRPTPEELENFGTPDFTIYNAGQFPCNRYTHYMTSSTSIDLNLGRREMVILGTQYAGEMKKGLFSVMHYLMPLRQILSLHSGCNMGKDGDVALFFGLSGTGKTTLSTDHNRYLIGDDEHCWSDNGVSNIEGGCYAKCIDLSKEKEPDIWNAIRFGTVLENVVFDEHTREVDYSEKSVTENTRAAYPIEYIPNAQLPCVASHPKNVILLACDAFGVLPPVSKLSLAQTMYHFISGYTALVAGTEEGVKEPQATFSACFGAAFIMLHPTKYAAMLSSKMQKHGATGWLVNTGWSGGSYGSGSRIKLAYTRKIIDAIHSGSLLKAKYEKTEVFGLEIPTEIEGVPSEILEPMNTVCLQKLLSFLPCLCICKTPHTHIYIYIYTHYLGGLVVCIDDVFFTIAMCIFWMQWPDKKAYKETLLKLGGLFKNNFEVFVNHKIGKDGKLTDEILAAGPVF, encoded by the exons ATGGCTGCGAACGGTGCTGGACGCGTGACTTTGAGCAAGGGCGGCGCCGGCCGGAACGGGCTGCCGAAGATTCATACGGAGAAGAGAGCCGAGGGCATATGCCATGACGACAGTACGACGCCGGTGAAAGCTCAGACGATAGACGAGCTTCATTCTCTTCAGAGAAAGAAATCGGCTCCGACCACGCCCATCAATGTTGGGGCCCAAGCACCATTTGCTCCGTCGGAAGATGAACGCCGCAAGCAGCAACTTCAGTCAATCAG TGCTTCGCTAGCATCGCTGACCCGAGAGACTGGACCAAAGGTGGTGAAAGGAGATCCTGCTAGGCAATCGGAGACCCCACGCGTTTCTCATGTGAGCCACCCCTATTTTACCCCCACCATTGATGTCAGTGACAGCTCTCTGAAATTCACTCATGTCCTCTACAACCTTTCTCCTGCAG aGCTATATGAACAAGCCATAAAATATGAGAAGGGGTCTTTCATTACATCTAGTGGTGCTTTGGCAACCCTTTCTGGGGCTAAGACCGGCCGCTCTCCCAAGGACAAACGTGTCGTCAGGGATGAGTCTACTGAGGATGTTCTTTGGTGGGGAAA GGGATCGCCTAACATTGAAATGGATGAGCACACATTCATGGTTAACAGAGAAAGAGCTGTAGATTACTTGAATTCTCTGGAAAAG GTCTTTGTCAATGATCAATTCCTAAATTGGGATCCTGAAAACCGTATCAAAGTCAGGATAGTTTCAGCCAGGGCTTATCATTCCTTGTTCATGCATAACAT GTGTATCCGACCCACTCCTGAAGAGCTGGAGAATTTCGGTACTCCGGACTTCACTATTTACAATGCCGGACAGTTCCCTTGTAATCGTTATACACACTACATGACATCTTCCACTAGCATAGATTTAAACCTTGGTAGAAGGGAAATGGTCATCCTCGGCACCCAGTACGCCGGGGAGATGAAGAAAGGTCTATTCAGTGTGATGCACTATCTCATGCCTTTGCGTCAAATCCTCTCCCTACATTCTGGCTGCAATATGGGCAAAGATGGAGATGTTGCCCTCTTCTTTGGTTTGTCAG GCACTGGGAAAACTACACTGTCAACTGACCACAATCGATACTTAATTGGAGATGATGAACACTGCTGGAGCGATAACGGGGTGTCAAATATTGAAGGTGGCTGCTATGCGAAGTGCATTGATCTGTCAAAGGAGAAGGAACCTGATATTTGGAATGCTATCAGATTTGGAACTG TATTGGAGAATGTGGTATTTGATGAGCACACGAGAGAAGTGGATTATAGTGAAAAATCTGTGACAG AAAACACTCGGGCAGCATATCCAATTGAGTATATTCCAAATGCCCAACTCCCATGTGTTGCCTCACATCCTAAGAACGTCATTCTCCTGGCATGCGATGCATTTGGCGTGCTCCCACCAGTGAGCAAGCTAAGTCTTGCACAGACTATGTACCATTTCATCAGTGGATACACTGCCCTG GTTGCTGGGACAGAAGAGGGAGTTAAGGAGCCGCAAGCGACATTCTCAGCTTGCTTCGGGGCTGCATTTATCATGTTGCATCCCACCAAATATGCAGCCATGCTTTCTTCAAAGATGCAGAAGCATGGTGCAACAGGGTGGCTTGTTAATACTGGCTGGTCCGGTGGAAG TTATGGATCTGGGAGTCGTATCAAGTTAGCATACACACGAAAAATCATTGATGCCATACACTCCGGCAGCCTGTTGAAGGCAAAGTACGAGAAGACAGAAGTGTTTGGGCTAGAGATCCCAACTGAAATCGAGGGCGTGCCTTCAGAAATCTTGGAACCGATGAATACTGTATGTCTCCAAAAATTGCTTTCTTTCCTTCCCTGCCTATGCATCTGCAAGActccacacacacacatatatatctatatatatacacattacCTAGGAGGACTAGTGGTTTGCATAGATGATGTATTTTTTACAATTGCAATGTGTATATTTTGGATGCAGTGGCCAGATAAGAAGGCTTACAAGGAAACACTGCTGAAGTTGGGTGGCCTTTTCAAGAACAACTTCGAAGTGTTTGTGAATCACAAGATTGGGAAAGATGGTAAGCTGACTGATGAGATTCTCGCTGCTGGCCCTGTGTTCTGA
- the LOC140886503 gene encoding phosphoenolpyruvate carboxykinase (ATP) 1 isoform X3: protein MAANGAGRVTLSKGGAGRNGLPKIHTEKRAEGICHDDSTTPVKAQTIDELHSLQRKKSAPTTPINVGAQAPFAPSEDERRKQQLQSISASLASLTRETGPKVVKGDPARQSETPRVSHVSHPYFTPTIDVSDSSLKFTHVLYNLSPAELYEQAIKYEKGSFITSSGALATLSGAKTGRSPKDKRVVRDESTEDVLWWGKGSPNIEMDEHTFMVNRERAVDYLNSLEKVFVNDQFLNWDPENRIKVRIVSARAYHSLFMHNMCIRPTPEELENFGTPDFTIYNAGQFPCNRYTHYMTSSTSIDLNLGRREMVILGTQYAGEMKKGLFSVMHYLMPLRQILSLHSGCNMGKDGDVALFFGLSGTGKTTLSTDHNRYLIGDDEHCWSDNGVSNIEGGCYAKCIDLSKEKEPDIWNAIRFGTVLENVVFDEHTREVDYSEKSVTENTRAAYPIEYIPNAQLPCVASHPKNVILLACDAFGVLPPVSKLSLAQTMYHFISGYTALVAGTEEGVKEPQATFSACFGAAFIMLHPTKYAAMLSSKMQKHGATGWLVNTGWSGGSYGSGSRIKLAYTRKIIDAIHSGSLLKAKYEKTEVFGLEIPTEIEGVPSEILEPMNTWPDKKAYKETLLKLGGLFKNNFEVFVNHKIGKDGKLTDEILAAGPVF, encoded by the exons ATGGCTGCGAACGGTGCTGGACGCGTGACTTTGAGCAAGGGCGGCGCCGGCCGGAACGGGCTGCCGAAGATTCATACGGAGAAGAGAGCCGAGGGCATATGCCATGACGACAGTACGACGCCGGTGAAAGCTCAGACGATAGACGAGCTTCATTCTCTTCAGAGAAAGAAATCGGCTCCGACCACGCCCATCAATGTTGGGGCCCAAGCACCATTTGCTCCGTCGGAAGATGAACGCCGCAAGCAGCAACTTCAGTCAATCAG TGCTTCGCTAGCATCGCTGACCCGAGAGACTGGACCAAAGGTGGTGAAAGGAGATCCTGCTAGGCAATCGGAGACCCCACGCGTTTCTCATGTGAGCCACCCCTATTTTACCCCCACCATTGATGTCAGTGACAGCTCTCTGAAATTCACTCATGTCCTCTACAACCTTTCTCCTGCAG aGCTATATGAACAAGCCATAAAATATGAGAAGGGGTCTTTCATTACATCTAGTGGTGCTTTGGCAACCCTTTCTGGGGCTAAGACCGGCCGCTCTCCCAAGGACAAACGTGTCGTCAGGGATGAGTCTACTGAGGATGTTCTTTGGTGGGGAAA GGGATCGCCTAACATTGAAATGGATGAGCACACATTCATGGTTAACAGAGAAAGAGCTGTAGATTACTTGAATTCTCTGGAAAAG GTCTTTGTCAATGATCAATTCCTAAATTGGGATCCTGAAAACCGTATCAAAGTCAGGATAGTTTCAGCCAGGGCTTATCATTCCTTGTTCATGCATAACAT GTGTATCCGACCCACTCCTGAAGAGCTGGAGAATTTCGGTACTCCGGACTTCACTATTTACAATGCCGGACAGTTCCCTTGTAATCGTTATACACACTACATGACATCTTCCACTAGCATAGATTTAAACCTTGGTAGAAGGGAAATGGTCATCCTCGGCACCCAGTACGCCGGGGAGATGAAGAAAGGTCTATTCAGTGTGATGCACTATCTCATGCCTTTGCGTCAAATCCTCTCCCTACATTCTGGCTGCAATATGGGCAAAGATGGAGATGTTGCCCTCTTCTTTGGTTTGTCAG GCACTGGGAAAACTACACTGTCAACTGACCACAATCGATACTTAATTGGAGATGATGAACACTGCTGGAGCGATAACGGGGTGTCAAATATTGAAGGTGGCTGCTATGCGAAGTGCATTGATCTGTCAAAGGAGAAGGAACCTGATATTTGGAATGCTATCAGATTTGGAACTG TATTGGAGAATGTGGTATTTGATGAGCACACGAGAGAAGTGGATTATAGTGAAAAATCTGTGACAG AAAACACTCGGGCAGCATATCCAATTGAGTATATTCCAAATGCCCAACTCCCATGTGTTGCCTCACATCCTAAGAACGTCATTCTCCTGGCATGCGATGCATTTGGCGTGCTCCCACCAGTGAGCAAGCTAAGTCTTGCACAGACTATGTACCATTTCATCAGTGGATACACTGCCCTG GTTGCTGGGACAGAAGAGGGAGTTAAGGAGCCGCAAGCGACATTCTCAGCTTGCTTCGGGGCTGCATTTATCATGTTGCATCCCACCAAATATGCAGCCATGCTTTCTTCAAAGATGCAGAAGCATGGTGCAACAGGGTGGCTTGTTAATACTGGCTGGTCCGGTGGAAG TTATGGATCTGGGAGTCGTATCAAGTTAGCATACACACGAAAAATCATTGATGCCATACACTCCGGCAGCCTGTTGAAGGCAAAGTACGAGAAGACAGAAGTGTTTGGGCTAGAGATCCCAACTGAAATCGAGGGCGTGCCTTCAGAAATCTTGGAACCGATGAATACT TGGCCAGATAAGAAGGCTTACAAGGAAACACTGCTGAAGTTGGGTGGCCTTTTCAAGAACAACTTCGAAGTGTTTGTGAATCACAAGATTGGGAAAGATGGTAAGCTGACTGATGAGATTCTCGCTGCTGGCCCTGTGTTCTGA
- the LOC140888704 gene encoding secreted RxLR effector protein 161-like, which yields MLESGFKVNKCEKCVYVKNTESGYVILCLYVDDMLIIGSNDKMIKSTKKLLNSKFDMKDFGLADVILGIKIHRTSEGMVLSQSHYVKKILEKFNKDDSALARTPIDPSQHLSKNRGESISQLEYSRVIGSLMYLMSCTRPNIAYAVIKLSRFTSNPGTEHWKAIIILLRYLRYTRDHGLHYTRYPAVIEGYSDANWISDMKDSKSTSGFVFTLGGAAIAWKYSKQTVIARSTMESEFIALDKCAEEAE from the coding sequence ATGCTAGAAAGTGGATTTAAAGTCAATAAGTGTGAAAAATGTGTATACGTAAAGAACACTGAAAGTGGCTACGTCATTTTGTGTCTTTACGTAGATGACATGCTTATCATCGGAAGCAATGATAAAATGATCAAATCCACTAAGAAACTGCTGAACTCAAAATTTGACATGAAGGATTTTGGATTAGCCGATGTCATCCTTGGAattaaaatccatagaacatcagAAGGGATGGTTCTAAGTCAATCACATTATGTGAAAAAAATACTTGAGAAATTCAATAAGGATGACTCTGCATTGGCTAGAACCCCGATAGATCCAAGTCAACATCTATCGAAGAATCGGGGTGAGAGTATCTCCCAACTAGAATACTCTCGAGTCATTGGTAGTCTGATGTACTTAATGAGTTGTACACGACCAAACATAGCCTATGCAGTAATCAAATTGAGTAGATTCACGAGTAATCCAGGAACTGAACACTGGAAAGCAATTATCATATTGCTAAGGTATTTAAGATACACTCGTGATCATGGGCTGCACTATACTAGATATCCTGCTGTTATTGAAGGATACAGTGATGCAAACTGGATATCTGATATGAAAGACTCAAAATCTACAAGTGGATTTGTATTCACTTTAGGAGGTGCAGCAATAGCTTGGAAATATTCTAAACAAACTGTAATAGCCAGATCCACGATGGAATCTGAGTTTATTGCACTTGATAAGTGTGCTGAGGAAGCTGAATGA
- the LOC140888705 gene encoding uncharacterized protein, translated as MAATFVEPLKSHSVSDAKPLKVCFSYAAYAKNLIHRLISSNVPVEVGLSDAEFSAVESSFHIAFPPDLRSILREGLPVGPGFPNWRSSSKQQLDILTNLPILEICREVSRNGFWPESWGDKPDDRDKCVNLAKGFLKKAPVLVPIYRHFYIPGTPCVAGNPVFYVHGGEVRLWSFDIAGFFQQFEFRITSGDSDKVLRRPRLSDLLTAPAWAATEARRIELWSELAERVGGNVAARGDQKGGWWSGELGGCLEDVCLRLREGGILGMYAAAREGAVDKIVTWWVELGGCGGVAWISGGLLLTWDSRGSRILL; from the exons ATGGCCGCAACCTTCGTGGAGCCACTCAAATCCCACTCCGTTTCCGATGCTAAACCCTTAAAAGTCTGCTTTTCGTATGCAGCTTACGCCAAGAACTTGATACACCGCCTCATCTCCTCGAATGTTCCGGTGGAGGTTGGCCTATCGGATGCCGAATTCTCCGCGGTGGAGTCATCATTTCATATTGCATTTCCGCCGGACCTCCGGTCTATACTCCGAGAAGGACTTCCCGTCGGCCCAGGATTCCCTAACTGGAGATCTTCGTCCAAACAGCAGCTCGATATTCTAACGAATCTTCCCATATTGGAAATCTGCAGAGAGGTTTCAAGAAATGGATTTTGGCCCGAGTCTTGGGGAGATAAGCCTGATGATCGTGATAAATGTGTGAATTTGGCTAAAGGGTTTTTGAAGAAAGCTCCGGTTCTAGTTCCGATTTACCGGCACTTTTACATTCCGGGGACGCCGTGTGTGGCGGGGAATCCGGTGTTTTACGTGCATGGAGGGGAAGTTCGGTTATGGAGTTTTGATATTGCTGGATTCTTTCAACAGTTTGAATTCAGGATAACGAGTGGAGATAGCGATAAGGTTTTAAGGCGTCCGAGGTTGTCGGATTTGCTCACTGCGCCGGCGTGGGCCGCCACGGAGGCGAGGAGGATCGAGCTGTGGTCGGAGTTGGCAGAAAGAGTTGGTGGGAACGTGGCGGCGCGTGGTGATCAAAAGGGCGGGTGGTGGAGTGGGGAGTTGGGAGGATGTTTGGAGGACGTGTGTTTGAGATTGAGGGAAGGAGG AATATTGGGGATGTATGCGGCGGCGCGTGAGGGTGCTGTCGATAAGATTGTTACGTGGTGGGTGGAGCTTGGAGGATGTGGCGGAGTCGCTTGGATCTCCGGAGGATTACTATTGACATGGGATTCACGTGGAAGCCGAATCTTGCTTTGA
- the LOC140893257 gene encoding EPIDERMAL PATTERNING FACTOR-like protein 2, whose product MGHSQIPICRYNFRHLFAVSFLILLISTLEGRILSPTADNKKVVINEEKLSILRPQIGSRPPRCEGRCSSCFHCVAIQVPSNPQSTSKINNSAQLISASTRDDYHSNYKPMSWKCKCGDLIFNP is encoded by the exons ATGGGTCACAGTCAAATTCCCATATGCCGCTATAACTTCCGCCATTTGTTTGCCGTGTCTTTTCTCATTCTCCTGATTTCAACCTTGGAAG GCAGAATTCTGTCACCAACTGCTGACAACAAGAAG GTTGTGATTAATGAAGAGAAATTAAGCATCCTGAGACCGCAAATCGGTTCGAGGCCGCCGCGATGCGAAGGGAGATGCAGttcttgttttcattgtgtggCCATTCAAGTGCCTTCGAATCCCCAATCAACAAGTAAAATCAACAACTCGGCTCAACTAATTTCAGCAAGTACCAGAGACGATTACCACTCTAACTACAAGCCAATGAGCTGGAAATGTAAATGTGGAGACCTCATTTTTAACCCATGA